A window of the Acidovorax sp. YS12 genome harbors these coding sequences:
- a CDS encoding glycosyltransferase — MTDLHLPPHLHCPPHFRDVEPRTPAFYDCDFYHTTTLPSGEMVRGQWDLRDNVQAYLGGVEFAGKSVLEIGPASGFLSYHMERSGALVTAIEPSLERLWDCVPMPGIDFDAWRQAFLVSIQRVRNSFWYLHRQYGSSIRVVETDPETLPAEVGEFDVGVFASMLLHCRSPFSILEGCLAQVRETVIVTDLHDSAMDGQPVCRLLPDVRHKQIDTWWALSPDFVVQALGVLGFGNARVTTHHQKRDIDGQMIPLFTVVATRNVPMPPPRKATRPGEECPAPRQAITQRPLPLIPPAQRPLQPDPGSTDPLQGLLTATWDGLLGVPQRLGLPSGWWGHVPFACWLVEACQPAMLVELGTHHGVSYAAFCESVLRQGLLTRCYAIDHWRGDQHSGCYDDSVYEDLKRFNELRYGAFSELIRRDFSAAAEEFADGSIDLLHIDGLHTYEAVAHDFGTWLPKLSRRGVVLLHDTNVYRDDFGVHRLFRELSQQYPSFEFLHGNGLGVLACGAEVPEAIGRLCQPDDQRQILAVRERFARLGFTWELQAREHEHRSAALAAARMPAKAQAAILGEQDAAQTQVQRLQQQVMALQRSVATQVLILEERDAAHVQVQRLQQQVVALQRSVATQALILEEREAAHVQVQRLQQQVEALQREVAETHQSSSLRVAAAEEQGLRWEGVAREITQERDGLMQSLYDLQSDSTAQQQRCQQQIRIYDQIVTDLLRRHAEEVDFENQPQHEERHPAIPRLLAWCRSQLPVSLPSGLQFARPLLHHLLIGINPVAKVVARSTLFDREWYLAQNPDIAALGAHPAYHYTVIGARTGRDPGPWFSTRRYLALHPELVGAGVNPLYHFEMVGRKAGRPLGLSGDITMTPVPAVSGVPILPAQEATPLPSGTPAPGDKAWHVEQARHQLRAFLADAGNRLTFPPQPAPVVSIVVVMFNNAALNLQCLMSIHAQQATPLELIVVDNASSDETTILLGRLEGCTVLRQQENLHFLRAANVGARAARGRHLLFLNNDTTLGSQALAEACGILDREADVGAVGGKILLLDGSLQEAGSIIWQDGSTSGYGRGADPLDPSYQFQRDVDYCSGAFLMVRRAVFDQLGGFDPLFAPAYYEDADLCARIWEAGLRVVYSPRIQIVHVESASYGADGSINRHIVNNRERFKHRHAVRLQRAWARQTTDELLARLAPGRYSARVLFIDDCWPLASLGSGLPRARELLSALCKGRVFVTHYATNMDNAVPAIVQDALAKGVERITGGLSQLSPFLHARAAHYNCLIVSRPHNMQAVSAWLELQPEAAGRLRVVYDAEAVVAPRDLLLSQARPRAPAPAMSLRDEMSLTRKADTIVAVNEAEAGMFRSAGRTDVRVLGHCVDVDLSPAPFESRTNLLFVGRLAEMDSPNVDAVEWFIEYIMPLLNRQLGNDYCVDLVGLCADELRHRYAHHGRLRFHGRIDDLTPHYANARLFIAPTRFAAGIPIKVYEAAARGVPVVTTSLLGRQLGWVDGESIMLADSPQAFAQACAALYHDVQRWSAIREAAVQRVRHECGRPAFLQRVQDLLAGLLTPHSGDSPSASAVATAPPSGRWNRTAAEWSRPPEERSREHGMFWMAHPWVAQRLNTKISDDPQIGTYPYLKSLLQQRGLRFPVSRAASLGSGFGGLERELVALAVAERIDGFDLSADAVAAARQGASQAGMSERLRYQICNLEQIQLASKAYDLIVACHSVHHIDDLDRLFSQVRAALKPGGVFCLEEYVGPNRFQWNDRQLDAANDFLRGLPAHYKRMPNGEARGEAFRPAVADVIAVDPTEAIRSADILPTLRRHFQIVAMRQLGGAVLHNALYGIAQNFDPEVAEDRQWLDALFNQEDRLMAEGVLGSDFAVIVAAKPRECDTNHA, encoded by the coding sequence ATGACCGATCTGCATCTCCCTCCCCATCTTCATTGCCCCCCCCACTTCCGCGATGTCGAACCGCGAACCCCTGCCTTCTACGATTGCGACTTTTATCACACCACCACGCTACCCTCAGGCGAGATGGTTCGCGGCCAATGGGATTTGCGCGACAACGTACAAGCCTATCTAGGTGGCGTCGAGTTCGCAGGCAAATCGGTGCTCGAAATCGGTCCGGCCAGCGGCTTCCTGAGCTATCACATGGAGCGCAGTGGTGCTTTGGTCACGGCAATCGAGCCTTCGCTGGAGCGCCTGTGGGATTGTGTGCCGATGCCCGGCATCGATTTCGACGCTTGGCGCCAGGCCTTTCTCGTGTCGATACAGCGAGTCCGCAATTCTTTCTGGTACCTGCACCGCCAATACGGTTCAAGCATCCGGGTGGTGGAAACCGACCCGGAAACCCTGCCCGCGGAAGTGGGCGAGTTCGATGTAGGGGTGTTCGCATCGATGCTGCTGCATTGCCGTAGCCCGTTCTCGATCCTCGAAGGCTGCTTGGCGCAGGTGCGCGAGACCGTGATCGTCACCGATCTTCATGACAGCGCAATGGACGGCCAGCCGGTATGCCGTCTGCTGCCCGACGTACGGCACAAACAGATCGACACCTGGTGGGCCCTGTCGCCGGACTTCGTGGTGCAGGCGCTGGGAGTGCTGGGCTTTGGTAATGCCCGGGTCACCACGCACCACCAGAAACGGGATATCGACGGGCAGATGATTCCGTTGTTCACCGTTGTCGCTACCCGGAACGTGCCGATGCCGCCGCCGCGCAAGGCAACGCGACCCGGCGAGGAATGCCCCGCCCCCCGGCAGGCTATCACCCAGCGGCCCTTGCCGCTGATCCCGCCAGCGCAGCGCCCGCTGCAGCCAGACCCGGGCAGCACTGATCCGTTGCAGGGGCTGCTGACGGCAACGTGGGACGGTCTTCTGGGCGTACCCCAGCGCCTGGGGTTACCGAGCGGCTGGTGGGGCCATGTGCCCTTCGCATGCTGGCTGGTGGAGGCCTGCCAACCGGCCATGCTGGTGGAACTGGGGACACACCACGGGGTGTCTTATGCCGCCTTCTGCGAAAGCGTGCTGCGCCAGGGATTGCTGACCCGTTGTTACGCAATCGATCACTGGCGCGGCGACCAGCACAGCGGCTGCTATGACGATTCAGTTTACGAAGACCTGAAGCGCTTCAACGAGCTGCGATATGGCGCCTTTTCGGAACTGATCCGCAGGGATTTCAGCGCCGCGGCCGAAGAATTTGCCGATGGCTCGATCGACCTGCTGCACATCGACGGACTGCACACCTATGAGGCCGTGGCGCACGACTTCGGTACTTGGTTGCCCAAGCTATCCAGGCGCGGCGTGGTACTGCTCCACGACACCAACGTGTACCGCGACGACTTTGGGGTCCACCGGCTGTTCCGGGAGCTATCGCAGCAATACCCGTCGTTCGAGTTCCTGCATGGCAACGGACTGGGGGTGCTGGCCTGCGGGGCCGAGGTACCGGAAGCAATTGGCCGCTTGTGTCAGCCCGATGATCAACGCCAAATTTTGGCGGTGCGTGAAAGATTCGCCCGCCTGGGCTTCACCTGGGAATTGCAGGCCCGTGAGCACGAGCACCGAAGCGCCGCACTGGCCGCAGCGCGAATGCCTGCCAAAGCCCAGGCAGCCATTCTCGGAGAGCAGGATGCAGCGCAGACACAGGTACAGAGACTGCAGCAGCAGGTCATGGCGTTGCAGAGGTCGGTTGCAACGCAGGTGCTCATCCTGGAAGAGCGGGATGCCGCTCACGTACAGGTGCAGAGACTGCAGCAGCAGGTCGTGGCGTTGCAGAGGTCGGTTGCAACGCAGGCGCTCATCCTGGAAGAGCGGGAGGCCGCTCACGTACAGGTACAGAGACTGCAGCAGCAGGTAGAAGCGCTGCAGCGGGAAGTTGCCGAGACTCACCAGAGCAGCAGCTTGCGCGTGGCTGCCGCCGAAGAGCAGGGCCTACGCTGGGAAGGCGTGGCCCGGGAAATCACCCAAGAACGTGATGGGCTGATGCAAAGCCTGTATGACCTACAGTCGGATTCGACGGCACAGCAACAACGGTGTCAACAGCAGATCCGGATTTACGACCAGATAGTGACGGACCTGTTGCGCCGGCACGCGGAAGAAGTGGATTTCGAAAACCAGCCGCAGCATGAAGAACGCCATCCGGCAATTCCCCGACTGCTTGCTTGGTGCCGCAGCCAGCTGCCGGTCAGCTTGCCGTCCGGCCTTCAGTTCGCACGTCCGCTACTGCACCATTTGCTAATCGGGATCAACCCCGTGGCGAAGGTGGTGGCGCGCTCGACCCTTTTCGACCGGGAATGGTATCTCGCCCAGAATCCGGATATCGCCGCACTGGGGGCACACCCGGCATATCACTACACGGTCATCGGTGCCAGAACCGGCCGTGATCCCGGCCCCTGGTTTTCCACCCGCCGCTACCTGGCTCTCCACCCTGAACTGGTCGGCGCGGGGGTGAATCCCCTCTACCACTTCGAGATGGTTGGGCGTAAGGCCGGGCGTCCCCTGGGACTGAGCGGCGACATCACCATGACACCGGTGCCCGCTGTATCCGGAGTACCCATACTGCCGGCGCAGGAGGCAACTCCGCTGCCTAGCGGGACGCCAGCGCCCGGCGACAAGGCATGGCATGTGGAGCAGGCCCGGCACCAGCTGCGGGCGTTCTTGGCTGATGCTGGCAACCGGCTGACCTTCCCGCCACAGCCCGCTCCCGTGGTGTCGATCGTGGTTGTGATGTTCAACAATGCGGCACTGAACTTGCAGTGCCTGATGTCGATTCATGCGCAACAGGCAACGCCGCTCGAATTGATCGTGGTGGATAACGCCTCCTCCGATGAAACCACCATCCTGCTGGGTCGGCTCGAGGGCTGCACCGTGTTGCGCCAGCAAGAGAATCTGCACTTTCTGCGCGCCGCCAATGTCGGAGCCCGGGCCGCGCGGGGCCGTCACCTGCTGTTCCTCAACAACGACACCACCCTGGGCAGCCAAGCCTTGGCCGAGGCGTGCGGAATCCTCGACCGGGAGGCGGACGTGGGCGCGGTCGGCGGCAAGATCCTGCTGCTCGACGGCAGCCTGCAGGAGGCCGGCTCGATCATCTGGCAGGACGGCAGCACCTCAGGCTACGGGCGCGGCGCTGATCCCTTAGACCCGTCCTACCAGTTCCAACGGGACGTGGATTACTGCTCGGGCGCCTTCCTGATGGTCAGGCGGGCGGTGTTCGACCAACTGGGCGGCTTCGACCCCTTGTTCGCGCCGGCCTACTACGAGGATGCGGACCTGTGTGCCCGCATCTGGGAGGCTGGGCTGCGTGTGGTCTACAGCCCGCGCATCCAGATCGTGCACGTGGAGTCGGCCAGCTATGGCGCCGATGGCAGTATCAACCGGCACATCGTTAACAACCGGGAGCGCTTCAAGCACCGTCACGCCGTCCGGCTGCAGCGAGCCTGGGCGCGCCAGACCACAGACGAACTGCTCGCCCGGCTGGCCCCTGGCCGTTACTCGGCCCGGGTGCTGTTCATCGACGACTGCTGGCCCCTGGCCAGCCTGGGTAGTGGCCTGCCCCGGGCCCGCGAGCTACTGTCCGCCCTGTGCAAGGGCAGGGTTTTCGTAACCCACTATGCCACCAATATGGATAACGCTGTCCCCGCAATAGTCCAAGACGCGCTGGCGAAGGGAGTGGAGCGCATTACGGGTGGCCTCAGCCAGTTGTCACCGTTCCTGCACGCCCGTGCCGCACATTACAACTGCCTCATCGTCAGTCGGCCGCACAACATGCAGGCGGTGAGTGCATGGCTAGAACTGCAGCCGGAGGCAGCTGGTAGACTGCGCGTCGTCTACGATGCCGAAGCAGTCGTGGCGCCACGGGATCTGCTGCTCAGCCAGGCCCGGCCACGTGCGCCAGCGCCGGCCATGAGCCTGAGGGACGAGATGTCGCTGACGCGCAAGGCCGACACCATCGTCGCAGTCAACGAGGCCGAGGCCGGCATGTTCCGCAGCGCAGGTCGCACCGACGTGCGGGTGCTCGGGCATTGTGTGGATGTAGACCTGAGCCCGGCCCCGTTCGAGTCACGCACCAACCTGCTTTTCGTCGGCCGGCTGGCGGAGATGGACTCGCCCAATGTGGACGCTGTGGAGTGGTTCATCGAATACATCATGCCACTGCTGAATCGCCAACTCGGCAACGACTACTGCGTGGACCTAGTCGGCCTGTGCGCCGACGAACTGCGCCACCGATACGCCCACCACGGGCGCCTGCGCTTTCATGGCCGGATCGACGATCTGACACCGCACTACGCCAACGCAAGGCTATTCATCGCGCCGACACGCTTTGCCGCAGGCATACCGATCAAGGTCTACGAGGCCGCCGCACGCGGTGTGCCGGTGGTAACCACCTCCCTGCTGGGCCGGCAACTGGGTTGGGTCGATGGGGAAAGCATCATGCTGGCCGACAGCCCGCAGGCGTTTGCCCAGGCCTGCGCTGCCCTCTACCACGACGTCCAGCGCTGGTCGGCGATCCGTGAAGCTGCCGTGCAGCGCGTGCGCCATGAATGTGGCCGCCCGGCCTTTCTGCAGCGGGTGCAGGACTTGCTGGCAGGGCTGCTGACGCCACACTCTGGGGACAGCCCGTCCGCCAGCGCGGTGGCAACCGCGCCGCCATCGGGCAGATGGAATCGGACGGCTGCGGAATGGAGCCGCCCCCCCGAAGAGCGCAGCCGGGAGCACGGCATGTTCTGGATGGCTCACCCCTGGGTGGCACAGCGTCTCAATACCAAGATATCCGACGATCCACAAATCGGAACTTACCCGTATCTGAAGTCCTTGCTGCAACAACGGGGGCTACGCTTCCCTGTATCACGGGCAGCCAGCCTGGGCTCGGGATTCGGTGGTCTGGAGCGTGAACTGGTTGCACTGGCTGTGGCCGAGCGCATCGATGGCTTCGACCTGTCCGCGGATGCCGTGGCAGCGGCTCGGCAAGGGGCCAGCCAGGCCGGCATGTCGGAGCGGTTGCGTTACCAGATCTGCAATCTCGAACAGATCCAACTGGCATCCAAAGCCTACGACCTGATCGTGGCGTGCCACAGCGTGCACCACATCGACGATCTGGATCGGCTGTTCAGCCAGGTGAGGGCGGCCCTGAAGCCCGGGGGGGTCTTCTGCCTGGAGGAGTACGTTGGTCCCAACCGCTTCCAGTGGAACGATCGTCAGCTCGACGCGGCGAATGATTTTCTCCGGGGCCTGCCCGCACATTACAAACGCATGCCCAACGGCGAGGCCCGCGGTGAAGCCTTCCGGCCCGCCGTGGCCGACGTGATCGCGGTGGACCCGACCGAGGCCATCCGCTCGGCGGACATCCTGCCCACGTTGCGGCGGCATTTCCAGATTGTTGCTATGCGGCAACTCGGTGGCGCCGTCCTGCACAACGCCTTGTATGGGATTGCCCAGAACTTCGACCCCGAAGTGGCCGAGGACCGGCAGTGGCTGGACGCACTGTTTAACCAGGAGGACCGCCTGATGGCCGAGGGCGTGCTGGGGTCGGATTTCGCGGTGATCGTCGCGGCCAAACCAAGGGAGTGCGACACCAATCATGCATGA
- a CDS encoding class I SAM-dependent methyltransferase, whose protein sequence is MHETAYHSGRLFFQTYARDDWTQALEIGSADVNGALRDLCPPQVHYVGLDRLPGPGVDLVADLNHGLPFAAGSFDVVLSSSTLEHDPAFWDTFCNAVRLLKPAGLLYLCAPSNNGFHRHPVDCWRFYPDASKALENWAHRQGLMIELVESFTSPPAESGWSDFIAIFSKPPHRFRANARLWQQRQAQNIWDIDHAALLHPSGDTFDMQVYAKLQAELAACQQENQQLRRQLAMLSREIDAAYRALAELAPPSGSTPAD, encoded by the coding sequence ATGCATGAGACTGCTTACCACTCCGGCCGCCTGTTCTTCCAGACTTATGCCAGAGACGACTGGACGCAGGCACTTGAAATCGGCAGCGCAGACGTCAATGGCGCCCTGCGCGACCTTTGCCCGCCCCAGGTGCATTATGTGGGCTTGGATCGGCTCCCCGGGCCAGGCGTGGATCTGGTGGCCGATCTGAACCACGGCCTGCCCTTCGCAGCCGGAAGCTTTGACGTGGTGCTGTCGAGCTCGACCCTGGAGCACGATCCGGCCTTCTGGGACACCTTCTGCAACGCAGTCCGTCTACTCAAACCCGCCGGGCTGCTCTACCTCTGCGCGCCCAGCAACAATGGCTTCCACCGCCATCCGGTGGACTGCTGGCGCTTCTATCCGGACGCCAGCAAGGCGCTGGAAAATTGGGCGCACCGGCAGGGCCTGATGATCGAGCTGGTCGAGTCCTTCACCTCCCCACCGGCTGAATCGGGCTGGTCGGATTTCATCGCCATCTTCAGCAAGCCGCCGCATCGCTTTCGAGCGAACGCACGGCTCTGGCAGCAGCGCCAGGCCCAGAACATTTGGGACATCGACCATGCCGCGTTGCTGCACCCCAGCGGCGATACCTTCGACATGCAGGTATACGCCAAACTGCAGGCCGAACTCGCCGCCTGCCAGCAGGAGAATCAGCAACTGCGCCGTCAGCTCGCCATGCTGTCGCGGGAGATCGATGCTGCCTACCGTGCCCTAGCGGAACTAGCGCCGCCGTCGGGCTCTACCCCGGCGGACTGA
- a CDS encoding sulfotransferase domain-containing protein, translated as MMHPNLFVLGAGKCGTTSLYHLLARHPDIHVCDPKEPSFFCSHFQVVRNPVDYFRLFDSDARYRVDASHVYFSNPETAPILRDLFPEARFLIILRQPKARAYSLYEHLRRSLHEDGRPMELAPTFLDALCMEGERFHSRRFFSECRHYFWNFMYMRSSFYDEQLARYFSLFARDRFLVMSLAAFEHQPQRTVQSIADFLEVDVAGFGNQVPVANVAPPYPPFGAECDTIMEAHFSDLTARVDRLVGHSLDWSR; from the coding sequence CTGATGCATCCCAACCTGTTCGTGCTCGGTGCGGGAAAATGCGGCACCACCTCCCTTTATCACCTGCTGGCACGGCACCCCGACATCCACGTCTGCGATCCGAAGGAACCCAGTTTCTTCTGCAGCCACTTCCAGGTGGTACGTAACCCGGTGGACTACTTCCGTCTCTTCGATTCCGACGCCAGGTATCGTGTCGATGCCTCACACGTCTATTTCTCGAATCCGGAGACGGCGCCCATCCTTCGGGATCTTTTCCCGGAGGCCAGATTCCTGATCATCCTCAGGCAGCCCAAGGCACGGGCGTATTCCTTGTATGAACACTTGCGCCGTAGCCTGCATGAAGACGGCCGTCCGATGGAACTGGCACCGACCTTTCTGGATGCGCTGTGCATGGAGGGGGAGAGATTCCACTCCCGCCGCTTTTTCTCGGAATGCCGGCATTACTTCTGGAATTTCATGTATATGCGCTCCTCCTTCTACGATGAGCAACTGGCCCGCTACTTCAGCCTCTTTGCGCGCGACCGCTTTCTGGTCATGAGTTTGGCGGCGTTCGAGCATCAGCCGCAGCGCACGGTGCAGTCGATCGCGGATTTTCTGGAGGTGGACGTCGCGGGGTTTGGCAACCAGGTGCCGGTTGCCAACGTGGCGCCGCCTTATCCCCCGTTCGGCGCCGAATGCGACACCATCATGGAGGCGCACTTCAGCGACCTGACGGCACGCGTGGATCGTCTGGTGGGGCATTCGCTGGACTGGTCGCGCTGA
- a CDS encoding IS701 family transposase produces MEELQEFERYLAHLGGGLGHADRQAGLRGYCTGLMAPLSRKSVEPMAAHLAPQATRSRHQSLHHFVADSAWSDEEMLLRVAQWVVPAMDFQEGGWWIVDDTGFPKQGHHSVGVARQYCGMLGKQDNCQVAVSVSLACQAGSLPVAWQLYLPKEWADDPVRRHKAGIPQELQFATKGQIALAQIKHLVAQGAPRHCVLADAGYGVDTAFREGLSEMGLPYVVGVTGPVTVWPPGHAPLSPAPYSGRGPVPKRQRLGDAMHERPLSARDVAFGLEPAQWHSIEWREGTNFTLRSRFARVRVKAAHREQLRTQQRPQEWLLIEWPEGHKEPMKYWLNTLPEDTELQRMVLEAKMRWRIERDYQDLKQDLGLGHYEGRGWRGFHHHASLSIAAYGFLMAQQLRHQEGVSKKNAARGEESALPTHYKPRGSPAHAAPRPIIHHDVAAAYRRSIAQDAAQVSMLHAHQR; encoded by the coding sequence ATGGAAGAACTTCAAGAGTTTGAGCGCTACCTCGCGCACCTGGGTGGCGGGCTTGGTCATGCAGACCGGCAGGCCGGGCTGCGCGGGTACTGCACCGGGCTGATGGCACCGCTTTCGCGCAAGAGCGTGGAGCCCATGGCCGCACACCTGGCGCCGCAGGCCACACGCTCGCGCCACCAGTCACTACATCATTTTGTCGCCGACTCTGCGTGGTCAGATGAAGAGATGCTGCTGCGCGTAGCCCAGTGGGTGGTGCCCGCGATGGACTTCCAGGAGGGCGGTTGGTGGATCGTGGACGACACGGGCTTTCCCAAGCAAGGCCACCATTCGGTGGGCGTGGCCCGGCAGTACTGCGGCATGCTGGGCAAGCAGGACAACTGCCAAGTGGCGGTCAGCGTGAGCCTGGCCTGTCAGGCGGGAAGTCTGCCGGTGGCCTGGCAGCTGTACTTGCCCAAGGAATGGGCGGACGATCCGGTGCGGCGCCACAAGGCTGGCATCCCTCAAGAGTTGCAATTCGCCACCAAGGGGCAGATCGCGCTGGCCCAGATCAAGCACCTGGTGGCGCAAGGCGCACCCAGGCACTGCGTGCTGGCCGATGCAGGCTACGGCGTGGATACCGCGTTTCGAGAGGGGCTGAGCGAGATGGGTCTGCCCTACGTGGTGGGTGTGACGGGCCCCGTGACGGTATGGCCACCAGGGCATGCACCGCTGTCGCCAGCGCCCTACAGCGGTCGCGGCCCAGTTCCCAAACGCCAGCGGCTGGGTGATGCCATGCACGAGCGGCCCCTGTCGGCCAGGGACGTGGCGTTCGGCCTGGAACCTGCCCAGTGGCACAGCATTGAATGGCGAGAGGGCACGAACTTCACGCTGCGCTCGCGCTTTGCGCGTGTGCGTGTCAAGGCAGCCCACCGAGAGCAGCTACGCACGCAGCAACGGCCACAAGAGTGGCTGCTCATCGAATGGCCCGAAGGCCACAAAGAGCCAATGAAGTATTGGCTGAACACGCTGCCCGAAGACACAGAACTGCAACGCATGGTGCTTGAGGCCAAGATGCGCTGGCGCATCGAGCGCGACTACCAGGACCTCAAGCAGGATCTGGGACTGGGACACTACGAAGGCCGGGGCTGGCGCGGGTTCCACCACCACGCCAGCCTGAGCATTGCGGCCTACGGCTTTCTGATGGCGCAGCAGTTGCGCCATCAGGAAGGGGTGAGCAAAAAAAACGCCGCACGAGGCGAAGAATCTGCCCTACCCACGCATTACAAGCCTCGCGGAAGCCCAGCGCACGCAGCGCCACGTCCCATCATCCATCACGACGTTGCGGCTGCGTATCGCCGCAGCATTGCTCAGGACGCTGCCCAGGTGTCCATGTTGCATGCGCATCAACGCTAG
- a CDS encoding SLC13 family permease codes for MSTQALWVFSLLAACVACFIANRPRMDAVALTAMVLLVASGTLSLQEALAGFSDPAVIMVAAFFVIGEGLARTGVAYRVGDWLVRRAGRSETRLLVLLMLSVALLGSVMSSTAVVAVFIPVVLGMARRMGTAPGRLMLPLAYAGLVSGMLTLVGTPPNLVVNGELARAGFAGFGFFDFTPVGLLVLALGVGYMLLARRWLADRPAPAASTAGQRRRRMHELAEAYGLSERARRVQVESGSPLAGQTLGALALRTRHGVNVIAMERPHRFGPDTLTTSARHEIAAGDILLLDFAHCAQAPEAFLAGMRLKELRMRSSYLTDLSHGIGLAEVTVPPGSSLIGSTIVQLRMRSQRSLNVMGLRRNGRSLGERLLETRLRMGDTLLIAGTWKGIRRLHTQASDFLVLTLPAELDEVAPAARRAPLALLALAVTVGLMVSGAVPNAIAALTGCLLMAAFGCVGGNSAYRSLHWQSLVLIVGMLPFATALQKLGGIDSAVQALLGLTGSASPRAVLALLFALTAAVGLFISNTATAVLMAPIALGLAQQMGASPYPFALTTALAASAAFMTPVSSPVNTLVVGPGQYRFMDFVRIGVPFALLVMAVCVAVVPWLFPF; via the coding sequence ATGAGCACCCAAGCCCTCTGGGTTTTCTCCCTGCTGGCCGCCTGCGTGGCCTGCTTCATCGCCAACCGGCCGCGCATGGACGCCGTGGCCCTCACCGCCATGGTGCTGCTGGTCGCCAGCGGCACGCTGAGCCTGCAGGAAGCCCTGGCCGGCTTCAGCGACCCCGCCGTCATCATGGTGGCGGCGTTCTTCGTCATCGGCGAGGGGCTCGCACGCACGGGCGTGGCCTACCGCGTCGGCGACTGGCTGGTGCGCCGCGCGGGCCGCAGCGAAACCCGCCTGCTGGTGCTGCTGATGCTGTCGGTGGCGCTGCTGGGGTCGGTGATGAGTTCCACGGCCGTGGTGGCGGTGTTCATTCCGGTGGTGCTGGGCATGGCGCGGCGCATGGGCACCGCGCCAGGGCGGCTCATGCTGCCGCTGGCCTATGCCGGGCTGGTGAGCGGCATGCTCACGCTGGTCGGCACACCGCCGAACCTGGTGGTCAACGGCGAGCTGGCGCGCGCCGGGTTCGCGGGCTTCGGCTTCTTCGATTTCACGCCCGTGGGCCTGCTCGTGCTGGCCCTGGGGGTGGGCTACATGCTGCTGGCGCGCCGCTGGCTGGCCGACCGGCCGGCGCCGGCCGCCTCCACGGCCGGGCAGCGCCGCCGCCGCATGCACGAACTGGCCGAAGCCTACGGCCTGAGCGAGCGCGCACGCCGCGTGCAGGTGGAAAGCGGCTCCCCCCTGGCGGGCCAGACCCTGGGGGCGCTGGCGCTGCGCACGCGCCACGGCGTGAACGTGATCGCCATGGAACGCCCGCACCGCTTCGGGCCGGACACGCTCACCACCTCGGCCCGGCATGAAATCGCCGCGGGCGACATCCTGCTGCTGGACTTCGCGCACTGCGCGCAGGCGCCCGAAGCCTTCCTGGCCGGGATGCGGCTCAAGGAGCTGCGCATGCGCTCCAGCTACCTCACCGACCTGTCGCACGGCATCGGGCTGGCCGAAGTGACGGTGCCGCCCGGCTCCAGCCTCATCGGCAGCACCATCGTGCAGTTGCGCATGCGCTCGCAGCGCAGCCTGAACGTGATGGGCCTGCGCCGCAACGGGCGCTCGCTGGGCGAGCGCCTGCTGGAAACCCGGCTGCGCATGGGCGACACGCTGCTGATCGCGGGCACCTGGAAGGGCATCCGGCGGCTGCACACGCAGGCCAGCGACTTCCTGGTGCTGACCCTGCCCGCCGAACTGGACGAAGTGGCCCCCGCCGCCCGCCGCGCACCGCTGGCGCTGCTGGCCCTGGCCGTCACCGTGGGCCTGATGGTGAGCGGCGCGGTGCCCAACGCCATCGCGGCGCTCACGGGCTGCCTGCTCATGGCCGCCTTCGGCTGCGTGGGCGGCAACAGTGCCTACCGCAGCCTGCACTGGCAGAGCCTGGTCCTGATCGTGGGCATGCTGCCCTTCGCCACCGCGCTGCAAAAGCTCGGCGGCATCGACAGCGCCGTGCAGGCGCTACTGGGCCTGACGGGCAGCGCGTCGCCGCGCGCCGTGCTGGCCCTGCTGTTCGCGCTGACGGCGGCCGTGGGCCTGTTCATCTCGAACACCGCCACGGCCGTGCTGATGGCGCCCATCGCGCTGGGGCTGGCGCAGCAGATGGGCGCGTCGCCCTACCCCTTCGCCCTCACCACGGCGCTGGCCGCCTCGGCGGCCTTCATGACGCCGGTGTCCTCGCCCGTCAACACGCTGGTCGTCGGGCCGGGGCAGTACCGCTTCATGGACTTCGTGCGCATCGGCGTGCCGTTCGCGCTGCTGGTCATGGCGGTGTGCGTGGCGGTGGTGCCGTGGCTGTTTCCGTTTTGA